Proteins from a single region of Apium graveolens cultivar Ventura chromosome 7, ASM990537v1, whole genome shotgun sequence:
- the LOC141670763 gene encoding uncharacterized protein LOC141670763 isoform X1, producing the protein MAIFFSLIKSAASSMYISGTWIHETIKRRINFRVYFTFVQCMRSNDWSRSVMFQEEKAEFAAPQNAMDAVNKVIEAFEDVPELDEKRHSKRIMTIGTKHPKTMETNIEKGSGDKGKGPKKSLVRVGNHSVKQLTNIMSEIPTDEDWTRMEESGLNSVVQRVAEHWGHLGSYMSGAISITFEDLKRANAEIKEKEDHVNELISELGELKTQYTTKESSMQIKLKEEGDRADKAEKESTDLRSELFVLKKKLYEEKHEEAIIAEFKKSSEYGRAIADDVALDILRSWIVAEKDIKTNVNANSDSFVEEFLAAKTAIEQGKGEPTPFDGQSPSFLPALTKFR; encoded by the exons ATGGCTATATTTTTTTCCCTAATTAAGTCCGCAGCTAGCTCCATGTATATAAGTGGTACTTGGATACATGAAACAATTAAGCGCCGCATCAATTTTAGGGTTTACTTTACATTTGTTCAG TGTATGAGGTCAAATGACTGGTCAAGATCAGTTATGTTCCAAGAGGAAAAAGCCGAGTTCGCTGCTCCTCAAAATGCTATGGATGCAGTCAATAAAGTTATTGAGGCCTTTGAGGATGTTCCGGAGCTCGATGAGAAGCGTCATTCAAAGAGAATAATGACAATTGGAACAAAGCATCCTAAAACAATGGAGACAAATATTGAAAAAGGTTCTGGTGATAAGGGAAAAGGTCCAAAGAAGAGCTTAGTCCGGGTTGGAAACCATTCTGTTAAACAACTGACGAATATTATGTCTGAGATTCCAACTGATGAGGATTGGACTAGGATGGAAGAATCTGGGTTGAATTCTGTCGTGCAACGAGTTGCTGAGCATTGGGGCCAT CTTGGATCTTATATGTCAGGGGCTATTTCTATAACTTTTGAGGATCTGAAGCGGGCTAATGCTGAGATAAAGGAGAAAGAAGACCATGTTAATGAGTTGATTTCTGAGTTAGGAGAGCTAAAGACTCAGTATACTACGAAGGAGTCTAGTATGCAGATAAAGCTAAAAGAAGAGGGGGACCGAGCAGACAAGGCGGAAAAGGAGTCCACAGATCTACGTTCCGAGCTCTTTGTCTTGAAGAAGAAGCTTTATGAGGAGAAACATGAAGAAGCCATTATTGCTGAATTCAAGAAATCATCTGAGTATGGTCGGGCTATTGCTGATGATGTCGCTTTGGATATCCTTCGTTCTTGGATAGTGGCTGAAAAAGATATTAAGACCAATGTGAACGCCAACTCGGACAGTTTTGTGGAAGAGTTCCTAGCTGCCAAAACTGCAATTGAGCAAGGAAAGGGAGAACCTACCCCATTCGATGGTCAGAGTCCCAGCTTCCTTCCGGCTCTAACAAAATTCAGataa
- the LOC141670763 gene encoding uncharacterized protein LOC141670763 isoform X2, with protein sequence MYISGTWIHETIKRRINFRVYFTFVQKLFGAFQTKCMRSNDWSRSVMFQEEKAEFAAPQNAMDAVNKVIEAFEDVPELDEKRHSKRIMTIGTKHPKTMETNIEKGSGDKGKGPKKSLVRVGNHSVKQLTNIMSEIPTDEDWTRMEESGLNSVVQRVAEHWGHLGSYMSGAISITFEDLKRANAEIKEKEDHVNELISELGELKTQYTTKESSMQIKLKEEGDRADKAEKESTDLRSELFVLKKKLYEEKHEEAIIAEFKKSSEYGRAIADDVALDILRSWIVAEKDIKTNVNANSDSFVEEFLAAKTAIEQGKGEPTPFDGQSPSFLPALTKFR encoded by the exons ATGTATATAAGTGGTACTTGGATACATGAAACAATTAAGCGCCGCATCAATTTTAGGGTTTACTTTACATTTGTTCAG AAACTTTTTGGTGCTTTCCAAACAAAGTGTATGAGGTCAAATGACTGGTCAAGATCAGTTATGTTCCAAGAGGAAAAAGCCGAGTTCGCTGCTCCTCAAAATGCTATGGATGCAGTCAATAAAGTTATTGAGGCCTTTGAGGATGTTCCGGAGCTCGATGAGAAGCGTCATTCAAAGAGAATAATGACAATTGGAACAAAGCATCCTAAAACAATGGAGACAAATATTGAAAAAGGTTCTGGTGATAAGGGAAAAGGTCCAAAGAAGAGCTTAGTCCGGGTTGGAAACCATTCTGTTAAACAACTGACGAATATTATGTCTGAGATTCCAACTGATGAGGATTGGACTAGGATGGAAGAATCTGGGTTGAATTCTGTCGTGCAACGAGTTGCTGAGCATTGGGGCCAT CTTGGATCTTATATGTCAGGGGCTATTTCTATAACTTTTGAGGATCTGAAGCGGGCTAATGCTGAGATAAAGGAGAAAGAAGACCATGTTAATGAGTTGATTTCTGAGTTAGGAGAGCTAAAGACTCAGTATACTACGAAGGAGTCTAGTATGCAGATAAAGCTAAAAGAAGAGGGGGACCGAGCAGACAAGGCGGAAAAGGAGTCCACAGATCTACGTTCCGAGCTCTTTGTCTTGAAGAAGAAGCTTTATGAGGAGAAACATGAAGAAGCCATTATTGCTGAATTCAAGAAATCATCTGAGTATGGTCGGGCTATTGCTGATGATGTCGCTTTGGATATCCTTCGTTCTTGGATAGTGGCTGAAAAAGATATTAAGACCAATGTGAACGCCAACTCGGACAGTTTTGTGGAAGAGTTCCTAGCTGCCAAAACTGCAATTGAGCAAGGAAAGGGAGAACCTACCCCATTCGATGGTCAGAGTCCCAGCTTCCTTCCGGCTCTAACAAAATTCAGataa
- the LOC141670763 gene encoding uncharacterized protein LOC141670763 isoform X3, whose translation MCANAYASSLKKLFGAFQTKCMRSNDWSRSVMFQEEKAEFAAPQNAMDAVNKVIEAFEDVPELDEKRHSKRIMTIGTKHPKTMETNIEKGSGDKGKGPKKSLVRVGNHSVKQLTNIMSEIPTDEDWTRMEESGLNSVVQRVAEHWGHLGSYMSGAISITFEDLKRANAEIKEKEDHVNELISELGELKTQYTTKESSMQIKLKEEGDRADKAEKESTDLRSELFVLKKKLYEEKHEEAIIAEFKKSSEYGRAIADDVALDILRSWIVAEKDIKTNVNANSDSFVEEFLAAKTAIEQGKGEPTPFDGQSPSFLPALTKFR comes from the exons ATGTGTGCCAATGCTTATGCTTCATCTCTGAAGAAACTTTTTGGTGCTTTCCAAACAAAGTGTATGAGGTCAAATGACTGGTCAAGATCAGTTATGTTCCAAGAGGAAAAAGCCGAGTTCGCTGCTCCTCAAAATGCTATGGATGCAGTCAATAAAGTTATTGAGGCCTTTGAGGATGTTCCGGAGCTCGATGAGAAGCGTCATTCAAAGAGAATAATGACAATTGGAACAAAGCATCCTAAAACAATGGAGACAAATATTGAAAAAGGTTCTGGTGATAAGGGAAAAGGTCCAAAGAAGAGCTTAGTCCGGGTTGGAAACCATTCTGTTAAACAACTGACGAATATTATGTCTGAGATTCCAACTGATGAGGATTGGACTAGGATGGAAGAATCTGGGTTGAATTCTGTCGTGCAACGAGTTGCTGAGCATTGGGGCCAT CTTGGATCTTATATGTCAGGGGCTATTTCTATAACTTTTGAGGATCTGAAGCGGGCTAATGCTGAGATAAAGGAGAAAGAAGACCATGTTAATGAGTTGATTTCTGAGTTAGGAGAGCTAAAGACTCAGTATACTACGAAGGAGTCTAGTATGCAGATAAAGCTAAAAGAAGAGGGGGACCGAGCAGACAAGGCGGAAAAGGAGTCCACAGATCTACGTTCCGAGCTCTTTGTCTTGAAGAAGAAGCTTTATGAGGAGAAACATGAAGAAGCCATTATTGCTGAATTCAAGAAATCATCTGAGTATGGTCGGGCTATTGCTGATGATGTCGCTTTGGATATCCTTCGTTCTTGGATAGTGGCTGAAAAAGATATTAAGACCAATGTGAACGCCAACTCGGACAGTTTTGTGGAAGAGTTCCTAGCTGCCAAAACTGCAATTGAGCAAGGAAAGGGAGAACCTACCCCATTCGATGGTCAGAGTCCCAGCTTCCTTCCGGCTCTAACAAAATTCAGataa